The proteins below come from a single Rosa rugosa chromosome 2, drRosRugo1.1, whole genome shotgun sequence genomic window:
- the LOC133731205 gene encoding disease resistance protein RPM1-like, translated as MATMALSATDLLIGKLLTILENEGKTIADVRDEVEKIKEEFLSMKAFLVDAETNKTKTEGGKLWVASIRDLANQVEDIIDEFMYHMYEKQSGGRLSRGLHKTIGAPSHLWFRHKIAKKLKKITEMIKAIPERNQRYGVGHVGGATTSEDIHKLVQNQVESSIFIMEDELVGIEGKKQILMGWLMDEEQHQTVISVVGMGGSGKTTLVAKTFNNEKVKRHFNCYAWITISQTYDVVHLFRSLIRELYKSRKEEYSGNLNAMSRIELLGLLVNYLESKRYLVVLDDVWDIKGWREIKVSLQDRQLGSRIIVTTRKEDVACNSFGVKSHVHHIQPLLKNETWELFSKKAFSTNQDKTCPTELESLACQLVDKCEGLPLAIVSLGGLMSSKKSLDQWDQVLNSFNWHLHKNSLLDPMKNILFMSFSDLPSQLKHCFLYCSLFPEDFVIKRKRLTRLWIAEGFAELVKGVTPEEVADDNLMELCFRSMLQVVRRNGTGRPKQVKMHDLMRELALSTAEKEKFGLVYDGKEVMEEISTRRLSIHTTSDGGEIKSLPGKSKIRSLLVFATDMSSSSFSNTLVSRFKLLRTLDLEDVQIDKLPDAVVYLFNLRYLNLRNTLIKKLPESIGRLRNLQFLNIKDSKIASLPQGSAKLLNLRHLIMYRYTGSFLDFNYVSGIKVPSNICQLQKLQSLSMIESEGDTIRFIGNMTQLKSIGISNVKERDEIDLWVSIEKLNLLQSMVLMASNEEEILPVKAQCPPLSRLRTLYLTGRLQNALPWFSSLQSLVHLSLRWSRLEEDLLPQIEALANLTWLYLCNAYVGEELCFRRGFVKLERLHLLNFTSVKKISIERGVMPNLRYLWVDNFMELKTVPLGIEYLSNLQTLGLAIVPIEIIQPIRIGGVDRSKVQHISDIRHIFQQSSNRIHENLA; from the coding sequence ATGGCTACTATGGCCTTATCTGCAACGGACCTCTTAATTGGAAAACTTCTGACAATTCTTGAGAACGAAGGAAAAACCATAGCCGATGTTCGTGATGAAGTTGAAAAGATTAAGGAGGAGTTTCTAAGCATGAAAGCTTTCCTAGTGGATGCGGagaccaacaaaacaaaaactgaagGAGGGAAATTGTGGGTTGCAAGCATCAGAGACTTAGCCAATCAAGTTGAAGATATCATTGATGAATTCATGTATCACATGTATGAGAAGCAAAGTGGGGGTCGACTTTCAAGGGGGCTGCACAAAACCATTGGCGCTCCAAGTCATCTTTGGTTCAGGCATAAAATTGCAAAGAAGTTGAAGAAAATTACTGAAATGATCAAAGCCATTCCAGAGAGGAATCAAAGGTACGGTGTTGGCCATGTAGGAGGAGCAACTACATCTGAAGATATTCACAAATTGGTGCAGAACCAAGTGGAGTCCTCTATTTTCATTATGGAAGACGAACTGGTTGGGATTGAAGGCAAGAAGCAAATACTGATGGGATGGCTCATGGATGAAGAGCAACACCAAACTGTTATATCTGTGGTTGGCATGGGAGGCTCTGGAAAGACAACTCTAGTTGCCAAGACCTTCAACAATGAAAAGGTGAAGAGACATTTCAATTGTTACGCATGGATTACCATTTCCCAAACTTATGATGTCGTACACTTGTTTCGAAGCTTGATTAGGGAACTCTACAAATCAAGGAAGGAAGAGTACTCTGGAAATTTGAATGCCATGAGCCGCATAGAATTGCTAGGGTTACTAGTTAACTACTTGGAGTCCAAAAGATACCTGGTTGTTCTAGATGACGTGTGGGATATAAAAGGTTGGAGAGAAATAAAGGTATCACTTCAAGATAGGCAACTCGGAAGTCGAATCATAGTTACAACTCGAAAAGAAGATGTAGCATGCAATTCTTTTGGAGTTAAAAGCCATGTTCACCATATTCAACCCCTGCTAAAGAATGAGACTTGGGAGCTCTTTAGCAAGAAAGCATTCTCAACTAATCAGGATAAAACTTGTCCTACTGAGCTTGAATCATTAGCTTGCCAACTTGTGGATAAGTGTGAAGGCCTTCCTTTGGCTATTGTGTCTTTAGGTGGTCTTATGTCTTCTAAGAAGTCACTGGATCAATGGGACCAAGTCCTCAACAGCTTTAATTGGCATCTACATAAAAATTCATTGCTAGACCCTATGAAAAACATCTTGTTCATGAGTTTCAGTGATTTGCCATCTCAATTGAAACATTGCTTCCTCTATTGCTCTCTATTCCCAGaagattttgtaattaaaagaaaaaggctCACTAGATTGTGGATAGCCGAAGGATTTGCTGAACTTGTGAAAGGGGTCACACCAGAAGAAGTTGCAGACGACAATCTTATGGAGCTCTGTTTCCGTAGCATGTTACAAGTTGTAAGGAGAAATGGTACAGGAAGGCCGAAACAAGTTAAGATGCATGATCTGATGCGGGAGCTTGCTTTGTCGACAGCCGAGAAGGAAAAATTTGGTCTTGTCTATGATGGGAAAGAAGTAATGGAAGAGATCTCAACCCGTCGCTTGTCAATTCACACAACGAGTGATGGAGGAGAAATTAAATCATTGCCGGGTAAGTCAAAGATTCGTTCTCTTCTTGTCTTTGCAACTGACATGTCCTCATCCTCTTTCTCAAATACACTGGTTTCTCGATTCAAATTGTTGAGGACTCTAGACTTGGAGGATGTCCAGATTGATAAACTACCAGATGCCGTTGTTTACTTGTTCAACTTGAGATATTTAAATTTGAGGAACACTTTAATCAAGAAACTTCCCGAGTCCATAGGGCGTCTCCGCAACCTTCAATTTCTGAACATCAAGGATTCTAAGATAGCGTCGCTTCCACAAGGAAGTGCAAAGTTGCTGAACCTGCGCCATCTAATTATGTATCGCTACACTGGAAGCTTTCTAGACTTTAATTATGTGAGTGGGATAAAAGTGCCATCAAATATTTGTCAGTTGCAGAAATTGCAAAGTTTATCAATGATTGAATCAGAAGGGGATACTATTAGATTTATCGGAAACATGACTCAACTTAAGAGCATCGGTATATCAAATGTGAAAGAAAGAGATGAGATTGACCTTTGGGTCTCAATTGAAAAGTTGAATCTGCTTCAATCTATGGTTTTAATGGCAAGTAATGAAGAGGAAATCCTTCCAGTGAAAGCACAATGTCCACCTCTTTCGCGCCTTCGAACGCTTTATTTGACTGGCAGACTGCAAAACGCATTACCTTGGTTTTCCTCACTGCAGAGCCTTGTACATCTGTCTCTGCGTTGGTCTAGACTTGAAGAGGATTTACTACCTCAAATTGAAGCACTGGCCAATCTGACATGGCTTTATCTTTGTAATGCATATGTTGGGGAAGAGTTGTGTTTTCGCAGAGGCTTTGTAAAGCTGGAGAGGTTGCATTTGTTGAATTTTACCTCAGTGAAAAAGATAAGTATAGAAAGAGGGGTGATGCCAAATCTCCGGTACTTGTGGGTTGACAACTTCATGGAGTTGAAGACAGTGCCACTAGGCATTGAATACCTTTCTAATCTACAAACTTTGGGCCTGGCAATTGTTCCCATTGAAATTATACAGCCCATTCGGATAGGAGGTGTGGATCGGTCTAAGGTACAACACATCTCGGATATCAGACATATTTTCCAACAATCATCCAATCGGATCCACGAAAACTTGGCCTAG